The proteins below come from a single Nostoc sp. KVJ3 genomic window:
- a CDS encoding NAD-dependent epimerase/dehydratase family protein, translating to MKILVTGTEGYIGSLLAPLLIQHGHEVIGLDTGFYKVGWLYNGTQVTAKTLNKDIRHITAEDLQDVEAVVHLAELSNDPLGQLAPNITYDINHKGSIHLAKLAKAAGVRRFIYTSSCSVYGFATEDDVTEESAINPQTAYAKCKALVEQDAKLLADDSFSPTFLRNATAYGASPRMRFDIVLNNLAGWAWTIKEIKMNSDGTPWRPLVHLLDICKAIICTLEAPRDIIHNQIFNVGDTNSNYQVKQIAQIVADVFKGCQLSFGKYDPDNRSYRVSFDKINQTLPGFKCQWDAQNGSQQLYNIFQQIDMDRETFESKGFTRLKQLEYLIRTQQIDGNFFWRTV from the coding sequence ATGAAAATACTGGTAACTGGAACTGAAGGTTATATCGGCTCGTTATTAGCACCCCTCTTAATCCAACACGGTCATGAAGTTATAGGTTTGGATACTGGCTTTTATAAAGTAGGTTGGCTGTATAACGGCACTCAAGTAACAGCCAAAACCCTCAACAAAGATATCCGCCACATTACGGCAGAAGACCTGCAAGATGTCGAAGCAGTAGTTCATTTAGCAGAACTTTCTAACGACCCATTAGGTCAGTTAGCCCCTAATATCACCTACGATATCAACCACAAAGGTTCAATACACTTAGCAAAGCTGGCAAAAGCTGCTGGAGTCCGACGCTTTATCTATACTTCATCATGCAGCGTCTATGGCTTTGCTACCGAAGACGACGTTACCGAAGAATCTGCTATCAATCCCCAAACAGCTTATGCTAAATGCAAAGCACTTGTCGAACAAGATGCCAAACTCCTTGCTGATGATAGCTTTTCTCCCACCTTTCTACGAAATGCCACAGCCTATGGAGCCTCGCCCAGAATGCGCTTTGATATTGTCTTGAACAACTTAGCAGGTTGGGCGTGGACAATCAAAGAAATCAAAATGAATAGTGATGGTACACCTTGGCGACCTCTAGTTCACCTATTAGATATTTGCAAAGCAATTATCTGTACCTTAGAAGCTCCGCGTGATATAATTCACAATCAAATTTTTAATGTGGGCGATACAAATAGCAACTATCAAGTCAAACAAATTGCTCAAATAGTTGCAGATGTCTTTAAAGGTTGTCAATTGAGCTTTGGTAAATACGATCCTGACAACCGCAGCTATCGAGTCTCATTTGATAAAATCAACCAAACTTTACCAGGATTCAAATGTCAATGGGATGCCCAGAATGGATCCCAACAACTATATAATATATTTCAGCAGATTGATATGGATAGAGAAACATTTGAGTCTAAAGGCTTTACTCGGCTGAAACAACTGGAATATCTCATTCGCACTCAGCAAATCGATGGAAATTTTTTCTGGCGGACTGTTTAA
- a CDS encoding class I SAM-dependent methyltransferase — translation MNLSKATTGKCLFCGTGLKHTFVDLGMSPPCESYRKPEQLNEMEPFYPLHVYVCEECFLVQLQEYISPENIFSDYAYFSSYSDSWLQHSKNYVDIVTDRFQLNQQSQVVEIASNDGYLLQYFVAKSIPAMGIEPAANVAEVAIKKGIPTVVKFFGEETAKEQVAEGKQADLLLGNNVLAHTPYLNDFVKGMKIILKPQGVITMEFPHLMRLMAENQFDTIYHEHFSYFSFITVEKVFNTHGLTIFDVEELATHGGSLRIYARHPEDSSKPVSEQVLELKSREEAAGFTHLEHYFSFGEQVKETKRKLLDFLSKVKRERKSIVGYGAPGKGNTLLNYCGIRTDFLDYTVDRSPYKQGQFLPGTHIPIFHPDKIKETKPDYVLILPWNLKNEIMTQMAYIRDWGGQFVVPIPEVNIYS, via the coding sequence ATGAATTTATCCAAAGCAACAACTGGCAAATGTCTTTTCTGTGGGACAGGGTTGAAACACACCTTTGTAGATTTAGGGATGTCTCCTCCCTGCGAAAGCTATCGCAAACCAGAACAGCTAAACGAAATGGAGCCTTTTTATCCCCTCCATGTTTATGTTTGTGAAGAATGTTTTTTAGTGCAACTTCAAGAATACATTAGCCCAGAAAATATCTTTAGTGACTACGCTTATTTTTCTTCTTACTCTGATAGCTGGTTACAACACTCTAAAAACTATGTTGATATAGTAACAGATCGTTTCCAATTAAACCAGCAGAGTCAGGTAGTAGAAATTGCTAGCAACGATGGTTATTTACTACAATACTTTGTAGCCAAGAGCATTCCAGCAATGGGAATAGAGCCGGCTGCAAATGTTGCAGAAGTAGCCATCAAAAAAGGTATCCCCACAGTTGTAAAGTTTTTTGGTGAAGAGACAGCTAAAGAACAAGTTGCTGAAGGGAAACAAGCAGATTTATTGTTAGGAAATAATGTCCTCGCTCATACGCCTTACCTCAATGATTTTGTTAAAGGAATGAAAATCATCCTCAAACCACAAGGGGTAATTACGATGGAATTTCCTCACCTGATGCGGTTAATGGCAGAAAATCAGTTTGACACTATATATCACGAACACTTTTCTTATTTTTCCTTTATCACAGTAGAAAAGGTTTTTAACACCCACGGGTTGACTATTTTTGATGTAGAGGAATTAGCTACTCATGGCGGTTCTTTGAGAATTTATGCTCGTCATCCTGAAGACTCTTCTAAACCTGTTAGCGAGCAGGTATTAGAATTAAAATCTAGAGAAGAAGCCGCAGGTTTCACACATTTAGAACACTACTTTTCTTTTGGTGAACAAGTTAAAGAAACTAAACGCAAATTACTAGATTTTTTGAGTAAAGTTAAACGAGAGAGAAAATCCATCGTCGGTTATGGTGCGCCGGGGAAGGGAAATACTCTCTTAAACTATTGTGGTATTCGCACCGATTTTCTTGACTACACAGTAGACCGTAGTCCTTACAAACAGGGTCAATTTTTACCAGGAACTCATATTCCAATTTTTCATCCAGATAAAATTAAAGAAACAAAGCCTGATTATGTGCTAATTTTACCCTGGAATCTGAAAAATGAAATTATGACCCAAATGGCTTACATTCGAGATTGGGGAGGTCAATTTGTTGTACCCATTCCTGAAGTTAATATCTACTCTTAG
- a CDS encoding sugar phosphate nucleotidyltransferase — protein sequence MKVVLFCGGLGTRMREYSESIPKPMVNIGYRPILWHVMKYYAHYGHKDFILCLGYKSDLVKSYFLNYNEWLSNNFSLSNGSQIQLFNRDIQDWNITFVDTGLTANIGQRFKAVEKYLEGEEVFLANYSDGLTDLHLPTYIDNFYQRDKTGSFLCVRPSQSFHLVDMDDNGLVKDIKDVKQRDIWINGGYFIFKKEIFKYINQGEELVLEPFQRLIAKKELFAYKYTGFFGVMDTFKEKQELDDMYAQGQRPWEVWGDTQLEASHNL from the coding sequence ATGAAAGTAGTTTTATTTTGTGGTGGTTTAGGAACCAGAATGAGAGAATATTCAGAAAGTATTCCTAAACCAATGGTGAATATCGGTTATAGACCGATATTATGGCACGTAATGAAATACTATGCTCACTATGGACATAAAGATTTTATCTTATGTCTTGGTTATAAGTCTGACTTAGTTAAAAGCTATTTTTTAAATTATAACGAATGGCTTTCTAATAATTTTAGCCTGTCAAATGGTAGCCAAATTCAGTTATTTAATAGGGATATTCAAGATTGGAATATCACATTTGTAGATACAGGTTTAACTGCAAATATTGGTCAAAGATTCAAAGCAGTAGAAAAGTATTTAGAAGGGGAAGAAGTATTTTTAGCTAACTACAGCGATGGTTTAACAGACTTGCATCTACCAACATATATTGATAATTTTTACCAGCGTGATAAAACAGGTAGTTTTTTGTGTGTTAGACCGAGCCAGAGTTTTCATTTAGTTGACATGGATGACAATGGTTTGGTGAAGGATATCAAAGATGTCAAGCAACGTGATATCTGGATTAATGGAGGATATTTTATCTTTAAAAAAGAGATTTTTAAGTATATTAATCAAGGAGAAGAACTTGTTCTTGAACCTTTTCAGAGACTAATTGCCAAAAAAGAACTTTTTGCATATAAATACACTGGCTTTTTTGGGGTAATGGATACTTTTAAAGAAAAGCAAGAGTTAGATGATATGTATGCTCAAGGTCAAAGACCTTGGGAAGTATGGGGAGATACACAACTAGAAGCAAGCCATAATCTATGA
- a CDS encoding PIG-L deacetylase family protein, producing the protein MIQLSFNKPKESEYKILCLGSHCDDIEIGCGGTILKLIENYQQIVIYWVVFSSNEQRAEEATASAGIFLKEIPVKKIIIKNFRDGFLAFQGIEVKECFEQLKQEFSPDIIFTHHRDDRHQDHRLISEFTWNTFRNHLILEYEIPKYDGDLGIPNFFVHLSESICHRKIQYILDGFPTQNSKQWFTEETFRAILRIRGIESNSPSSYAEAFYCRKMFF; encoded by the coding sequence ATGATCCAACTTAGCTTTAACAAGCCAAAAGAATCTGAGTACAAAATTCTTTGTCTAGGTTCTCATTGTGATGATATCGAAATTGGTTGTGGTGGCACAATTTTAAAGCTGATAGAGAATTATCAGCAGATTGTCATCTATTGGGTTGTTTTTAGTTCTAACGAGCAAAGAGCAGAGGAAGCAACTGCAAGTGCTGGTATTTTCTTAAAAGAAATTCCAGTAAAGAAAATTATCATTAAAAATTTTCGAGATGGCTTTCTAGCTTTTCAAGGAATAGAGGTAAAAGAATGTTTTGAACAGTTGAAGCAAGAATTTTCACCAGATATCATCTTTACTCATCATCGAGACGATCGCCACCAAGATCACCGCTTAATTTCTGAGTTTACTTGGAATACTTTTAGAAATCATTTAATTTTGGAATATGAAATTCCCAAATATGATGGTGATTTAGGTATTCCTAATTTCTTTGTCCATTTGAGTGAGTCAATCTGTCATCGAAAAATTCAATATATTTTAGATGGGTTTCCCACCCAAAATAGTAAGCAATGGTTTACAGAAGAAACTTTCCGCGCGATTCTCAGAATTCGCGGAATTGAATCAAATTCACCAAGTAGTTACGCAGAAGCTTTTTACTGTCGAAAAATGTTTTTCTAG
- the rfbC gene encoding dTDP-4-dehydrorhamnose 3,5-epimerase — protein MIFTETKIQGAFIVDLELQRDSRGFFARTFCIQEFEARGLKYTIAQCNLSFNYKKGTLRGMHYQIPPSQETKLVRCIQGAIYDVIIDLRPESPSYLSHIGVELNAENRLALYIPSGVAHGFQTLADETEVTYQMGDFYAPEYSSGYRYDDPVFNIEWPLPVSEISDKDKTWGLFN, from the coding sequence ATGATATTCACTGAAACAAAAATACAAGGGGCATTTATTGTTGATTTAGAGTTGCAACGAGACAGTCGGGGCTTTTTTGCTCGGACTTTTTGTATTCAGGAATTTGAAGCTCGTGGTTTAAAATATACTATTGCCCAATGCAACTTATCTTTTAACTATAAAAAAGGAACGTTGCGGGGTATGCATTATCAAATTCCTCCTTCTCAAGAAACAAAATTAGTGCGTTGCATCCAAGGGGCGATTTATGATGTGATTATAGATTTGCGTCCAGAATCTCCTAGCTATTTATCTCATATTGGTGTAGAGCTAAATGCTGAAAATCGCCTTGCTCTCTATATTCCATCTGGGGTTGCTCATGGGTTCCAAACGCTCGCTGACGAAACGGAAGTGACTTATCAAATGGGTGACTTCTACGCGCCAGAGTATTCATCTGGCTATCGTTATGACGATCCAGTTTTTAATATTGAATGGCCATTGCCTGTGAGTGAAATATCTGATAAAGATAAGACTTGGGGTTTATTTAATTGA
- a CDS encoding SDR family NAD(P)-dependent oxidoreductase encodes MIGRFSNQIVVVTGASSGIGKAIAVEMATQGAVLCLVGRRLETLKAIAQTVQETSPRSKSYQVDLACDEDIQKLIVSIQQDFGQVDILIHNAGIFSMGAIATTPVAEFDQQYRTNVRAPYLLTQALLPILKIQHGQIVFINSNVRASANLGHYAATKHALKAIADSLREEVNIDQVRVISVFPGSTATPLQAKIHEMEGKIYYPERLIQPEDVATVVINALSLPPTAEVTDISIRPFTKPLPP; translated from the coding sequence ATGATCGGTCGATTCAGTAACCAAATTGTTGTCGTAACAGGAGCAAGTAGTGGTATAGGTAAAGCGATCGCTGTGGAAATGGCAACCCAAGGTGCTGTACTCTGTTTAGTAGGCCGTCGTTTAGAAACACTCAAAGCGATCGCTCAGACTGTTCAAGAGACTTCACCTCGATCCAAAAGCTATCAGGTTGATTTGGCGTGCGATGAAGACATTCAAAAACTCATAGTTTCGATTCAGCAAGATTTTGGGCAAGTTGATATCCTGATTCACAACGCTGGTATTTTTTCAATGGGTGCGATTGCAACTACACCCGTTGCAGAATTTGACCAACAATACCGGACTAATGTTCGCGCTCCTTATTTACTGACTCAAGCTTTACTACCCATACTCAAAATCCAGCATGGGCAAATTGTGTTTATTAACTCAAATGTGAGAGCAAGTGCGAATCTTGGACATTATGCAGCAACCAAACACGCTTTAAAAGCGATCGCTGATAGTTTGAGAGAAGAAGTTAATATTGACCAAGTACGTGTTATTAGTGTGTTTCCTGGGTCTACTGCAACTCCTCTCCAAGCAAAAATTCACGAGATGGAGGGTAAAATTTATTACCCCGAACGCCTAATCCAACCAGAAGATGTGGCAACTGTAGTAATCAATGCACTTAGTTTGCCTCCAACTGCTGAAGTTACTGATATCAGCATCCGCCCATTTACAAAACCCCTACCTCCTTAA
- a CDS encoding DUF4910 domain-containing protein codes for MNISSIKISPEQIAQELYQLVNRLYPICRSITGDGVRNTLKIISEHVPLSVYEVPTGTQVFDWIVPKEWNIKDAYIKNSQGKKIVDFANSNLHVVNYSLPVHKKISLTELKAYLFTLPEYPDWIPYRTSYYQETWGFCLSHNQYLELNEEEYEVYIDSSLESGHLSYGEYYIPGDSTDEILISCHVCHPSLCNDNLSGVAIATFLAKYLSQTKSKYSYRFLWIPGTIGSITWLAINEAKVKNIKHGLVLTCLGDAGNFTYKKSRRGDTEIDKIAAYVLENSKQGYEIIDFFPYGYDERQYCSPGFNLAVGCLMRSPHGSFPEYHTSADDLNFVQPQYLAESFLQCSSILHILNNNEIYYNQNPKCEPQLGKRGLYNGHQDSKVNQMAILWILNLSDGHHTLLDIAERSGMSFDMIKNAADRLLANDLLTSLNR; via the coding sequence ATGAATATTAGTAGTATAAAAATATCCCCAGAGCAAATTGCTCAGGAACTTTATCAACTAGTTAATCGGCTATATCCTATTTGTCGCAGTATTACGGGTGATGGCGTTAGAAACACCCTCAAAATTATTAGTGAGCATGTTCCTTTATCGGTTTATGAAGTCCCAACTGGTACTCAAGTTTTCGATTGGATAGTTCCGAAAGAATGGAATATTAAAGATGCTTATATTAAGAACTCCCAAGGCAAGAAAATTGTAGATTTTGCTAACTCGAATCTACACGTTGTTAACTATAGCCTTCCAGTTCACAAAAAAATATCTTTAACAGAACTCAAAGCGTATTTATTTACATTACCTGAATATCCAGATTGGATTCCCTATCGCACTTCCTATTATCAAGAGACTTGGGGCTTTTGCTTAAGTCACAATCAATATTTAGAACTAAATGAAGAAGAATATGAAGTCTATATTGATTCTTCCCTCGAATCAGGTCATTTGAGCTATGGTGAGTATTATATTCCCGGAGATAGTACCGACGAAATTTTAATTTCTTGTCATGTCTGCCATCCTTCATTGTGTAATGATAATCTTTCGGGAGTTGCGATCGCTACTTTTCTCGCTAAATATTTAAGTCAAACTAAATCAAAATATTCCTATCGATTTCTCTGGATTCCAGGAACAATTGGCTCAATTACATGGTTGGCTATCAACGAGGCTAAAGTCAAGAATATTAAACATGGTTTAGTCTTAACTTGTTTAGGAGATGCAGGAAATTTTACTTATAAAAAAAGCCGTAGAGGTGACACTGAAATTGATAAAATTGCTGCTTATGTCCTGGAAAACTCAAAGCAAGGTTACGAAATTATAGATTTCTTTCCCTATGGCTATGATGAGCGACAATACTGCTCACCTGGATTTAATTTAGCTGTAGGTTGCTTGATGCGATCGCCTCATGGTAGTTTTCCCGAATATCACACATCAGCAGACGATTTAAACTTTGTTCAACCCCAATACTTAGCCGAGTCTTTCTTACAATGTAGTTCAATATTGCATATCCTCAATAATAACGAAATCTACTACAACCAAAATCCTAAATGTGAGCCACAGTTGGGGAAAAGGGGCTTATACAATGGTCATCAAGATAGTAAGGTAAATCAAATGGCAATTTTGTGGATTTTGAATTTATCTGATGGTCATCATACTCTGCTAGATATTGCAGAAAGATCGGGAATGTCATTTGATATGATTAAAAATGCTGCTGATAGATTACTTGCAAATGATTTACTGACTTCTCTCAATAGATAA
- a CDS encoding serine hydrolase has protein sequence MKLRWLLLSLTSILLLSSPAKANPNTNQIDNPNDWSANQSNLQLPKLKFIPPVPLSDPVNPINNSKFTGVVPLGREISELKTPIKVLMARYRFLTPGIFFMDLQTGDYFSVNGDKAFSAASTIKYPILIALFQEIDAGRIKLSETLVMRRKQVTGGSGDLQYQRVGTKLSLLQTATKMMTISDNTATNMIIDRLGGASKLNQKFRGWGLQNTVIHNMLGDFKGTNKTSAKDLVRLSALMTNNQLISDTSQSQVLGIMIRCHNKSLLPSGLGYGANIAHKTGTLRFVLGDAGIIETPSGKRYLAGIFVRRPDNDNRARDFIRQVSKVMYGYFEQPKVSNLP, from the coding sequence ATGAAACTACGCTGGTTGTTACTGAGCCTTACAAGTATTCTTTTACTGTCATCCCCAGCAAAAGCGAATCCCAACACAAATCAAATTGACAACCCAAATGACTGGAGTGCAAATCAATCTAATTTACAACTCCCAAAACTTAAATTTATTCCTCCGGTTCCTCTAAGTGATCCTGTCAACCCAATAAATAATTCTAAATTCACTGGTGTAGTTCCTCTAGGACGTGAGATATCAGAACTGAAAACTCCTATTAAAGTATTAATGGCTCGCTATAGATTCCTCACTCCCGGAATCTTTTTTATGGACTTACAAACAGGAGATTATTTTAGTGTTAATGGTGATAAAGCTTTTTCTGCTGCTAGTACAATTAAGTATCCGATTTTGATTGCATTGTTTCAGGAAATAGATGCAGGGAGAATCAAACTAAGTGAAACGTTAGTGATGCGACGGAAACAGGTTACTGGCGGTTCTGGAGATTTGCAATATCAACGAGTGGGAACTAAGCTAAGTCTTTTGCAAACTGCAACCAAGATGATGACTATTAGCGATAATACTGCTACAAATATGATTATCGACCGTTTAGGTGGTGCATCGAAATTAAATCAAAAGTTTCGCGGTTGGGGATTGCAAAATACTGTGATTCACAATATGCTTGGAGATTTTAAAGGAACTAATAAAACTAGCGCAAAAGACTTAGTACGACTATCAGCTTTGATGACAAATAATCAGTTAATTTCTGATACAAGTCAATCCCAAGTTTTAGGTATTATGATTCGTTGTCATAATAAAAGTTTGCTTCCCTCCGGCTTAGGATATGGTGCAAATATTGCTCATAAAACAGGTACTCTAAGGTTTGTTCTAGGGGATGCAGGTATTATTGAAACACCATCAGGTAAGCGTTATTTAGCAGGAATTTTCGTGCGAAGACCGGATAATGACAATAGAGCTAGGGATTTCATTCGTCAAGTCTCTAAGGTGATGTATGGCTACTTCGAGCAGCCAAAAGTCAGTAATCTACCTTAA
- a CDS encoding 2-hydroxyacid dehydrogenase, whose translation MKVAVFSTKVYDRQFLSAANSPTQHELVFFEPRLNRDTAILAAGFPAVCVFVHDQVDAPTLELLASRGTRLIVLRCAGFNNVDLQAAKDLGITVVRVPAYSPYGVAEHAVGLILSLNRKIHRAYNRVREGNFSLDGLLGFNLYERTVGIVGTGKIGLILGQIMKGFGCNLLAYDVYRNPELEALGGKYVELPELFANSDIISLHCPLTPETHHLIDAEAIEQIKSGVMLINTSRGALIDTQAVIEGLKSGKIGYLGVDVYEQESELFFEDLSGEIIQDDIFQRLTTFPNVLITGHQAFFTAEALHNIAETTFANIADIENGRPCANEIRAQPSA comes from the coding sequence ATGAAAGTAGCAGTCTTCAGTACAAAAGTCTACGATCGACAGTTTTTGTCAGCTGCAAATTCTCCCACGCAACACGAATTAGTATTTTTTGAACCCCGTTTAAATCGGGATACTGCTATCCTCGCCGCCGGATTTCCGGCGGTTTGCGTATTTGTACACGATCAAGTTGATGCCCCAACTTTAGAACTTCTCGCCTCACGGGGTACTCGGCTGATTGTGCTTCGCTGTGCAGGGTTTAACAATGTAGATTTACAAGCCGCAAAAGATTTAGGCATTACTGTTGTGCGGGTTCCCGCCTACTCACCTTATGGAGTAGCAGAACATGCGGTAGGATTGATTTTAAGCCTAAATCGCAAAATTCATCGGGCTTATAACCGTGTCCGAGAAGGCAATTTTTCACTAGATGGACTGTTGGGATTTAATTTATATGAGCGCACAGTGGGGATTGTCGGCACTGGCAAAATCGGTCTGATTTTAGGGCAGATTATGAAAGGGTTTGGCTGTAACTTACTCGCTTATGACGTTTATCGCAATCCAGAATTGGAGGCGCTAGGTGGAAAGTATGTAGAATTACCTGAGCTATTTGCCAACTCCGATATTATCTCTCTGCATTGCCCTCTGACTCCCGAAACGCATCACTTGATTGACGCTGAGGCTATTGAACAGATTAAGTCAGGTGTGATGCTAATTAATACTAGCCGAGGAGCGCTGATTGATACCCAAGCAGTGATTGAGGGATTAAAGTCTGGTAAGATTGGCTATCTTGGTGTGGATGTCTACGAACAAGAATCGGAATTGTTTTTTGAGGATTTGTCTGGCGAAATTATTCAAGATGATATTTTCCAGCGTCTGACAACGTTTCCCAATGTACTAATTACCGGACATCAAGCCTTTTTTACAGCAGAAGCTCTGCATAATATTGCAGAAACAACTTTTGCTAATATTGCTGATATTGAAAATGGTCGTCCCTGTGCGAATGAAATTCGCGCTCAACCGTCAGCTTAG
- a CDS encoding Pvc16 family protein, whose translation MLIFVLQTLAEILAGGTSLTSTEQIDFSHPGNRREEGAGPTLNLYIFDIRESKQVQHSGRQVERKLTRALQPATVNWAPAWFDVSLLLTAWDRTALGEHHFISEALAVLLRHRTLEEEFLVPELRGYGNLNMTVALEPPIEIGSLWSALNVPLRSGLYLTVTIPFEPQPTPVPLVWERIFNLRNQLSRDNDSLVLTRRVAIAGIVKSVVTNLPLVAAEVAVRGTEKSILTTKEGLFFFEDLHLGNYVLTLNHPGYLPQNVNALVDNQSNTFKEIFLTPE comes from the coding sequence ATGCTTATCTTCGTTCTTCAAACTTTAGCCGAAATTCTAGCTGGAGGAACCTCACTTACCAGTACAGAGCAAATTGACTTTAGCCATCCTGGTAATCGAAGGGAAGAGGGAGCAGGGCCGACTCTCAATTTATATATTTTTGATATCCGTGAGAGTAAGCAGGTACAACATTCTGGTAGGCAAGTTGAACGCAAGCTAACACGCGCTCTACAACCTGCCACTGTAAATTGGGCACCTGCTTGGTTTGATGTTTCGCTGCTATTAACAGCCTGGGATAGAACAGCTTTAGGTGAGCATCACTTTATCAGTGAGGCGTTGGCTGTGCTGTTGCGCCATCGCACTTTAGAAGAGGAGTTTTTGGTTCCTGAATTACGGGGCTATGGTAATTTGAACATGACAGTTGCCCTAGAGCCACCAATTGAAATTGGTTCTTTATGGAGCGCTCTGAATGTGCCATTGCGTTCAGGCTTATATTTGACAGTTACAATTCCCTTCGAGCCACAACCGACTCCAGTACCTTTGGTTTGGGAGCGGATTTTTAATTTGCGAAATCAATTGTCTCGTGATAATGACAGTCTAGTATTAACCAGGCGAGTTGCGATCGCGGGTATTGTCAAAAGTGTGGTGACAAATCTGCCACTGGTAGCGGCAGAAGTAGCTGTGAGGGGAACTGAAAAATCCATATTAACCACTAAAGAAGGGCTGTTCTTTTTTGAAGACCTTCATTTAGGTAATTATGTTTTGACTCTCAATCATCCTGGCTATTTACCTCAAAACGTCAATGCCTTGGTAGATAACCAAAGTAATACTTTCAAAGAAATATTTCTAACTCCTGAATAA